Proteins from a single region of Dictyostelium discoideum AX4 chromosome 5 chromosome, whole genome shotgun sequence:
- the trxE gene encoding hypothetical protein, with the protein MYKEPKNESEYEAELKNAPVAVVYLTATWCGPCRAIAPVFTNISNAPENSKITFFKVDVDALKKLPVCESLQGVPTFIAYRNGEEQERFSGANKVALENMVKKLL; encoded by the exons atgtACAAAGAACCAAAAAACGAGAGTGAATACGAAGCTGAACTCAAAAACGCTCCAGTCGCTGTTGTTTATCTCACTGCTACCTggt GTGGCCCATGTCGTGCTATCGCCCCAGTTTTCACCAACATTTCAAATGCACCAGAAAACAGCAAAATCACTTTTTTCAAAGTTGATGTTGATGCCCTTAAAAAATTACCAGTTTGTGAATCACTCCAAGGTGTCCCAACTTTCATTGCTTACAGAAATGGTGAAGAACAAGAAAGATTCTCTGGTGCCAATAAAGTAGCCCTTGAAAATATGGTCAAAAAACtcttataa
- the chdh gene encoding choline dehydrogenase, translating into MNTIKLFISLFLIINVVLSDSLSSSSAGINLFPYDFIVVGSGVSGSIVAYRLAQKGYSVIIIEGGGKSIASLGGIDYIGTKGTLNSDNVYTPQRPLTKYDVPFFFQSADINGNRWDIPNTNVAKMVGGSGLHNAMVYQRGIDSDYDWNISNWNFVDLKPYFLKVETILDSNLQSSTEHGHNGFIKVKSIPFDKEGSDFVKSCNESGLNFNDDFQVNPRSGCGYFQLNIDGKGERSSTAHEYLAKAVAMSRVKLIDSATVTRIKWTFNIFSGKNEATGIEYVSDDAPNTIKTLYCSKEVVLAAGALNTPKILFNSGVGDSNVLTQTQYSNYIQPIKHLPGVGQNLQNHFIVFNVWSYADSASRPDFYTNYNVNLQYQTQGTGILSTPGFSVGAWLKPNSSSPSSPADTIMTIFPGALGSTLPGMMTFAVSLCEPTPNPINKVTLPSNVTGLSAIQFYKKGVNVSFNPGAVDVDVAKLVSSIKESRRIMSYPPMSQLSIPVLPDASISTDAQLESFVRNNIVPHDHWSGTAKMGTSSDPLAVVDNKLKVFGVNRVRIVDASILPRIPHGLLQATVMAVAEKCADTILADYL; encoded by the exons atgaatactattaaattatttatttcattatttttaataattaatgttGTCTTATCAGATTCcttatcttcatcttctgccggaattaatttatttccatATGACTTCATTGTAGTTGGCTCAGGTGTTAGTGGTTCCATTGTGGCTTACAg attagCTCAAAAAGGTTActctgttattattattgaaggAGGTGGTAAATCAATTGCCTCTTTGGGTGGTATTGATTATATTGGAACCAAAGGTACTTTAAATTCTGATAATGTTTATACTCCACAG agACCATTAACAAAATATGAtgtaccatttttttttcaatcagCAGATATTAATGGAAATAGATGGGATATTCCAAATACAAATGTTGCAAAAATGGTTGGTGGATCAGGTCTTCATAATGCTATGGTATACCAAAGAGGAATTGATTCAGATTATGACTGGAATATTAGTAATTGGAATTTTGTAGATTTAAAaccttattttttaaaagttgaaaCCATATTAGATTCAAACCTCCAAAGTTCAACTGAACATGGCCATAATGGATTTATAAAGGTAAAGAGTATACCATTTGATAAGGAAGGTAGTGATTTTGTTAAATCATGTAATGAAAGtggattaaattttaatgatgatttcCAAGTTAATCCACGTTCTGGTTGTGGTTATTTCCAATTGAATATCGATGGTAAAGGTGAACGTTCATCAACTGCACATGAATACCTTGCTAAGGCCGTTGCAATGTCAAGggttaaattaattgattctgCAACAGTTACACGTATTAAATGGACTTTTAATATATTCAGTGGTAAAAATGAAGCAACTGGTATTGAATATGTATCTGATGATGCaccaaatacaattaaaacattataTTGTTCAAAAGAGGTTGTACTTGCAGCTGGTGCATTAAATACACCAAAGATTTTATTCAATAGTGGTGTTGGTGATTCCAATGTTTTAACACAAACTCAATATTCAAATTACATTCAACCCATTAAACATTTACCAGGTGTTGGTCAAAatcttcaaaatcatttCATTGTATTCAATGTTTGGAGTTATGCTGATAGTGCATCACGTCCAGATTTTTACACAAACTATAATGTAAACTTACAATATCAAACCCAAGGAACTGGTATTTTATCAACACCAGGTTTTAGTGTTGGTGCTTGGTTAAAaccaaattcatcatcaccatcaagcCCTGCTGATACAATTATGACCATTTTCCCAGGTGCACTTGGTAGTACATTACCTGGTATGATGACATTTGCCGTAAGTTTATGTGAACCAACACCAAATCCAATCAATAAAGTTACATTGCCATCAAATGTAACTGGTTTATCAGCTATTCAATTCTATAAGAAAGGTGTAAATGTTTCATTCAATCCAGGTGCTGTCGATGTTGATGTTGCAAAATTAGTATCATCCATTAAAGAGAGTCGTAGAATTATGTCTTATCCACCAATGTCTCAATTATCAATTCCAGTTTTACCTGATGCTTCAATTAGTACTGATGCTCAATTGGAATCATTTGTTAGAAATAATATCGTACCTCATGATCATTGGAGTGGTACTGCTAAAATGGGCACATCATCAGATCCACTTGCTGTGGTTGATAACAAATTAAAGGTATTTGGTGTTAATCGTGTTCGTATTGTTGACGCTTCTATCTTACCTCGAATTCCACATGGTTTACTTCAAGCAACTGTTATGGCTGTTGCTGAAAAGTGTGCTGATACAATTTTAGCTGATTATCTTTAG
- the manF gene encoding hypothetical protein yields MKNFYYFILILLFFNEVCYSLKDGEIKLHLIPHSHCDSGWTSTMNEYYMGQVKSIISSMVQSLNVESNPPRKFVWSEIGFLEQWWDDMPIEIKNDFIKHVKNDRIEFVNGGWVMNDEACASLESVIRQLSNGHKFIREKFGKQPESGWQIDPFGHSSLTPTLQAQFGYKHVVLNRIHYELKKKFKEEKNLQFKWRGSPEGVGPKSDILAHVFDDFYTSPPHMSFDGYNFLAYGLPRLTMEMIELARNRSVFYKSPHVLIPMGGDFAFKNAYKSFEQMDQLVASINGQHANGESNVICQYSTLADFFSDTINWHNENKVSFNYYDSDFFPYADDSNTYWTGYYTSRPLLKGYERHVSSKLRSAEILSALQNDEKYYPNQLLNASKQVSILQHHDAISGTSKKHVVQDYFSRLQKADILVSEQSEKLLASALSQHSPTKLDIIDIGGSLNFPKNNDAISFILFNQLSWSKEELISIKVQSVGDHGESLNSPTNNACPYVLAQEDFLNEIEIDCSPRSDFKSDQSDDHKEFIQIDFPAKLKPFSSKLYYLKRKSNPNKSNWVLPKTNHFNSIENSIYTANLDENYLIKSLKSKSSRHGGGANQITEINQQLLTYSDIGGAYIFRTNKQVFQPPRQVYSTFTYIGKFYQEAQSILQDTHQISNRNGYYYYYGNNQQQQQQQQTISTFNYNSIKLINTGNEMIDKKINFNFHIRGINGTTTINRFTTDIDNNRELYSDNGLEMMHRKSISSQSVEVGRETQSYYPTINSVYIESQSTGKRFVCNNDRSRGVSSQGQGCLEMALHRSLTYEDGKGLEIPAIDESSINARFECYLDEVPSNSQQSNGGGGGDDIRKQSINYQHKFQIYQGQDSSYMSSKSFMLKPLPEFIHILSMERSGPRSIKLRIHNIENNNQSPITFDLNGLFSFIKSIKSIKEYNLSLINRFVDNNIDNIISSHRSIVGKNLFPIKDTPTRFNPINTKQTKITLYPSEIKAIEITYH; encoded by the exons AtgaaaaacttttattattttatattaattttattattttttaatgaagtTTGCTATTCATTAAAAGATGGTGAAATTAAACTTCATTTAATTCCACATTCACATTGTGATTCTGGATGGACATCAACAATGAACGAATATTATATGGGTCAAGTTAAAAGTATTATATCATCAATGGTTCAATCATTAAATGTTGAATCAAATCCACCTAGAAAATTTGTTTGGTCTGAAAT tGGATTTTTAGAACAATGGTGGGATGATATgccaattgaaattaaaaatgattttataaaacatGTTAAAAATGATAGAATTGAATTTGTAAATGGTGGATGGGTAATGAATGATGAAGCATGTGCAAGTTTAGAAAGTGTAATTAGACAATTATCAAATGGACATAAATTTATTAGAGAGAAATTTGGAAAACAACCAGAGAGTGGATGGCAAATTGATCCATTTGGACATTCATCATTGACACCAACATTACAAGCTCAATTTGGTTATAAACATGTTGTATTGAATCGTATTCACTatgaattgaaaaagaaatttaaagaagaaaagaatttacaatttaaatGGAGAGGTAGTCCAGAAGGTGTTGGACCAAAATCAGATATATTAGCTCATGTTTTCGATGATTTCTATACAAGTCCACCACATATGAGTTTTGATGGTTACAATTTCCTTGCCTATGGTTTACCAAGATTAACAATGGAAATGATTGAATTGGCACGTAATCGTTCAGTATTTTATAAATCTCCACATGTTTTAATTCCAATGGGTGGTGATTTCGCTTTTAAAAATGCTTACAAATCATTTGAACAAATGGATCAATTAGTTGCAAGTATCAATGGTCAACATGCAAATGGTGAATCCAATGTGATCTGTCAGTATAGTACATTGGCTGATTTCTTTTCCGATACTATCAATTGgcataatgaaaataaagtttCATTCAATTATTATGATTCTGATTTCTTTCCATATGCTGATGATTCAAATACCTATTGGACTGGTTATTATACATCTAGACCATTGCTTAAAGGTTATGAAAGACATGTTTCTTCAAAGTTAAGATCTGCTGAAATTTTATCAGCACTTCAAAACGATGAAAAATATTATCCAAACCAATTGTTAAATGCTTCTAAACAAGTTTCAATTCTTCAACATCATGATGCAATTAGTGGTACAAGTAAAAAACATGTTGTTCAAGATTATTTTTCACGTTTACAAAAAGCTGATATTTTAGTTAGTGAACAAtctgaaaaattattagcaAGTGCACTTTCTCAACATTCACCAACTAAATTGGATATCATTGATATTGGTGGttctttaaattttccaaaaaataatgatgcaatctcttttattttatttaatcaattatCTTGGTCAAAAgaagaattaatttcaattaaagttCAATCGGTTGGTGATCATGGTGAATCTTTGAATTCACCAACAAATAATGCTTGTCCATATGTTTTGGCTCAagaagattttttaaatgaaattgaaattgattgtaGTCCAAGAAGTGATTTTAAAAGTGATCAATCTGATGATCATAAAGAATTCATTCAAATTGATTTCCCTGcaaaattaaaaccattcTCAAGcaaactttattatttaaaaagaaaatcaaatccaaataaatcaaattgggTATTACCAAAAACTAATCAtttcaattcaattgaaaattcaatttatacTGCAAATTTAGATGAAAATTATcttattaaatctttaaaatcaaaatcatctcGACATGGTGGTGGTGCTAATCAAATTACTGAAATTAATCAACAACTTTTAACTTATTCAGATATTGGTGGTGCTTATATTTTCCGTACAAATAAACAAGTTTTTCAACCACCAAGACAAGTTTATTCAACTTTTACTTATATTGGTAAATTTTATCAAGAAGCTCAAAGTATATTACAAGATACTcatcaaatttcaaatagaaatggttattattattattatggtaataatcaacaacaacaacaacaacaacaaactatttcaacatttaattataacagtattaaattaattaatactggtaatgaaatgattgataaaaagattaatttcaattttcatATTAGAGGTATAAATGGTACAACAACCATTAATAGATTTACAActgatattgataataatcgTGAATTATATAGTGATAATGGTTTAGAGATGATGCAtagaaaatcaatttcatcacaATCAGTTGAAGTTGGTAGAGAAACTCAAAGTTATTATCCAACTATTAATTCAGTTTATATCGAATCTCAAAGTACTGGAAAAAGATTTGTTTGTAATAATGATAGATCAAGAGGTGTTTCAAGTCAAGGTCAAGGTTGCTTGGAAATGGCATTACATAGAAGTTTAACTTATGAAGATGGTAAAGGTTTAGAAATTCCTGCAATTGATGAATCCTCAATTAATGCACGTTTTGAATGTTATTTAGATGAAGTACCATCAAATTCACAACAATcgaatggtggtggtggtggtgatgatattagaaaacaatcaattaattatcaACATAAATTCCAAATTTATCAAGGTCAAGATTCTTCTTATATGTCTTCAAAATCTTTTATGTTAAAACCATTACCAGAGTTTATTCATATTCTATCAATGGAAAGATCTGGTCCTcgttcaattaaattaagaattcataatattgaaaataataatcaatctCCAATCacttttgatttaaatggcTTATTCTCTTttatcaaatcaattaaatcaattaaagaatataatttatctttaatcAATAGATtcgttgataataatattgataatattatttcttCTCATCGTTCAATTGTTGGAAAAAATCTTTTCCCTATTAAAGATACTCCAACTCGTTTCAACCCAATTAATACAAAACAAACTAAAATTACCTTATATCCATCAGAAATTAAAGCAATTGAAATTacttatcattaa
- the spoT gene encoding guanosine polyphosphate pyrophosphohydrolase (Similar to diphosphate): protein MDNEHLIQLMKSIDFSCKKHRDQRRKDSHSTPYINHPIGVAYNLIKAGVYDSDILQAAILHDTIEDTQTTKEEIIKEFGERVASYVMDVTDDKSLSKQERKKHQIEHALHIQNESKLVKMADKLFNLRDIQTNAPPSWSVDVIQGYFVWAKAVINNLRGQNQWLESQLDEIFNSTFTFKGSQYPTIPCTPDKEPEILENYYKILVGKD from the coding sequence atggataatgaacatttaattcaattaatgaaatcaattgatttttcatgTAAAAAACATAGAGATCAAAGAAGAAAAGATTCACATAGTACACCATATATTAATCATCCAATTGGTGTTGCCTATAATTTAATCAAAGCAGGTGTTTATGACAGTGATATTTTACAAGCTGCAATATTACATGATACAATAGAAGATACACAAACtacaaaagaagaaattattaaagaatttggtGAAAGAGTTGCATCATATGTTATGGATGTAACAGATGATAAATCTTTATCAAAacaagaaagaaagaaacaTCAAATTGAACATGCATTACATATTCAAAATGAATCGAAATTAGTTAAAATGGCtgataaattattcaatCTTAGAGATATTCAAACTAATGCACCACCATCTTGGTCTGTTGATGTAATTCAAGGTTATTTCGTTTGGGCAAAAGCTGTCATTAACAATTTAAGAGGTCAAAATCAATGGTTAGAATCTCAATTGGATGAAATCTTTAATTCAACTTTTACTTTTAAAGGTTCTCAATATCCAACTATACCATGCACTCCTGATAAAGAACCTGAAATattagaaaattattataaaattttagttggtaaagattaa
- the gemin2 gene encoding component of gems 2 translates to MDEFQSKAFEVGEEIEPDDNEPLTGEEYLQRVKWHSNRCPSVVVADIDYSKIKVTIPSNSYFTLPPSITKCKKELLPTPTWEKEFLNDFSEFRQKLQYIKSNRPSNNNNNNNNNNNNNNNNNNNNNLIPQLPHINDKRYWYIFCFGSNGNNNNNNNDIKMKDFNDNQEDDDDDENNEDYEYNENKEEEEEEEEEEEEEEEVEEEEEEEEEEEEVVDYSTKKPTLGNKPTMDILCRLDHVLTVALVNYHIEWLEKREFTQERSYWLYMLLSLLEKPIDPDTCSNLRSCIRRLSVFRSKITNLNDPNLPSINILFTIIAKYFDQLEPSDILYL, encoded by the coding sequence ATGGATGAATTTCAATCAAAGGCATTTGAAGTTGGAGAAGAGATAGAACCAGATGATAATGAACCATTAACAGGTGAAGAATATTTACAAAGGGTTAAATGGCATTCAAATCGTTGTCCTTCAGTTGTTGTTGCAGATATAGATTACagtaaaattaaagttaCAATTCCTTCAAATAGTTATTTTACATTACCACCTTCAATTACAAAatgtaaaaaagaattattaccaacaccaacatgggaaaaagaatttttaaatgatttttcagAATTTAGACAAAAATTACAgtatataaaatcaaatagacctagtaataataataataataataataataataataataataataataataataataataataataatttaatacctCAACTACCACatataaatgataaaagatattggtatatattttgttttggtagtaatggtaataataataataataataatgatataaaaatgaaagattttaatgataatcaagaagatgatgatgatgatgaaaacaATGAAGATTAtgaatataatgaaaataaagaagaggaagaagaagaagaagaggaagaagaagaagaagaggaagtagaagaggaggaagaggaggaagaagaagaagaagaagtgGTAGATTATTCAACTAAAAAACCAACATTAGGTAATAAACCAACAATGGATATATTATGTAGATTGGATCATGTTTTAACGGTTGCATTAGTAAATTATCATATTGAATGGTTAGAGAAAAGAGAATTTACTCAAGAGAGATCATATTGGTTATATATgcttttatcattattagagAAACCTATTGATCCAGATACATGTTCAAATTTACGTTCATGTATAAGAAGGTTATCAGTATTTAGATCTAAaataacaaatttaaatgatccaAATCTACCATCAATTAATATCCTTTTCACAATTATAGCTAAATATTTTGATCAATTAGAACCATCtgatattttatatttataa
- the rcdJJ gene encoding random cDNA clone veg110 yields the protein MNFNKSLKLINKNGIKSMISSTSFLNKPTYIRKQSNQLFFSSNNKNNDNNNNNINNIDNNYENKNFGGVPEEDKKALQEILDKVESDKESFKKFIAMDEEKTGFKYEKSPVLKLQEGLIGELFAGFEKRVREDEKKYDKLIEDLNNRRIESHRLLKKEKFKSNIFHYTITVCVIIIAISYFSQIYERSKNFTKIFDENWEALRVIVNNRDSQKEKKSKLIDSISTTLLQHNNTATTTTSQNNNNNIDLDEIKEDVESIINQFCIQDKPLNQIFVDNNNNDISNSKI from the coding sequence ATGAATTtcaataaatcattaaaattaattaataaaaatggaatcaaatcaatgatttcatcaacatcatttttaaataaaccaacATATATAAGAAAACAATCAAACCAATTATTTTTctcaagtaataataaaaataacgataataataataataatatcaataatatcgataataattatgaaaataaaaattttggaGGAGTTCCTGAAGAAGATAAAAAAGCATTACAAGAAATTTTAGATAAAGTTGAATCAGATAAAGagtcatttaaaaaattcattgcAATGGATGAAGAAAAGACAGGATTTAAATATGAAAAGAGTCCAGTTCTTAAACTTCAAGAAGGTTTGATAGGTGAATTATTTGCTGGTTTTGAAAAAAGAGTAAGGgaagatgaaaaaaaatatgataaattaattgaagatttaaataacaGAAGAATTGAAAGTCatagattattaaaaaaagagaaatttaAGTCAAATATATTCCATTACACGATTACAGTTtgtgtaattattattgcaATAAGTTATTTTTCACAAATTTATGAAAGATCTAAAAACTTTACAAAAATTTTTGATGAAAATTGGGAAGCTTTAAGAgttattgtaaataatagaGATTctcaaaaagaaaagaaatcaaaattaattgattcaatctCAACAACTTTATTACAACATAATAACActgccaccaccaccacttctcaaaataataataataatattgatttagatgaaattaaagaagatgttgaatcaataattaatcaattttgTATTCAAGATAAACCTTTAAATCAAATctttgttgataataataataatgatatttcaaattcaaagatttaa
- the rab11B gene encoding Rab GTPase codes for MVLKTIEYDYLCKIVVIGDSGVGKSNLLSRYNKNEFSVGKLSTIGVEFSTKTLKIDNKLIKLQLWDTAGQEKYNSITESYYKGAIGALIVYNIADRNSFNNLEKWLKKFRENAHQDYGIMLVGNKSDLKEYREVSTLEGKQFAEKHYMQFIETSALDSNNVETAFNNLFNFIYYSLFKNKTMTLDINNNGNNNSNIMVGDCEPIQFDQRYTINKPVYDCC; via the exons atggTACTAAAAACAATAGAATATGATTATTTGTGTAAAA ttgtTGTTATTGGAGATTCAGGAGTAGGAAAATCAAATCTATTATCaagatataataaaaatgaatttagtGTCGgaaaattatcaacaataGGTGTTGAATTCTCAAccaaaacattaaaaattgataataaattaataaaacttcaACTTTGGGATACTGCAGGTcaagaaaaatataattctATAACGGAATCATATTATAAAGGAGCTATTGGGGctttaattgtttataatATTGCTGAtagaaattcatttaataaccTTGAAAAAtggttaaaaaaatttagagaaaatg cACATCAAGATTATGGAATAATGTTGGTAGGTAATAAAAGtgatttaaaagaatatcGTGAAGTTTCAACATTAGAAGGTAAACAATTTGCTGAAAAACATTATATGCAATTTATTGAAACATCTGCATTAGATTCAAATAATGTTGAAACtgcatttaataatttatttaattttatttattatagtttatttaaaaataaaactatgaCTTtggatattaataataatggtaataataacagcAATATAATGGTTGGTGATTGTGAACCAATTCAATTTGATCAACGatatacaattaataaaccaGTATATGAttgttgttaa